Proteins encoded in a region of the Balaenoptera ricei isolate mBalRic1 chromosome 19, mBalRic1.hap2, whole genome shotgun sequence genome:
- the SBK3 gene encoding uncharacterized serine/threonine-protein kinase SBK3 isoform X1, with product MERRDPENQEDGDPEVRDRRQGRERQRQREMQEMERARGQTQRDTHRENQKRQGNRETSKTQKNTNPRTHSEAKTPGGNEDTATALQRLVELTATRVTPVRKLRVQYHLIRKLGSGSYGHVLLARPRQGAGPVVALKLLPRDSVLRTTFLREFCVGRCVSLHPGIIQTLAGPLETPRHFAFAQEYAPCGDLSGMLEEQGLPELQVKRVVAQLAGALDFLHGRGLVHADVKPGNVLVFDPVCSRVALGDLGLTRPEGSPTSAPPWPLPSAPPELCLLLPPETLPLRPAVDSWGLGVLLFCAAIACFPWDVALAPDPEFEAFAGWMINRPQPLQPPPPWDQFAPPALALLQGLLDLDHETRRPPLAVLDFLGDDWGLKNKERPGCLGSMCSEVGEEEEEGGASLEEWSEEEENDDKDGGRTGTDGGEP from the exons ATGGAGCGCAGGGACCCCGAGAACCAGGAGGATGGGGACCCGGAGGTGAGAGACAGGAGacaagggagggagagacagagacagagagagatgcagGAGATGGAGAGGGCCAGGGggcagacacagagagacacacacagagagaaccagaagagacagggaaacagagaaacatcaaagacccagaagaacacAAACCCGAGGACACACAGCGAGGCCAAGACCCCAGGGGGAAAT GAGGACACAGCCACGGCCCTCCAGAGGCTCGTGGAGCTGACGGCCACCAGGGTGACCCCAGTGAGGAAACTGCGTGTCCAGTATCACCTCATCCGAAAGCTTGGCTCTGGCTCCTACGGCCACGTGCTCCTTGCCCGGCCTCGCCAAGGGG caggTCCGgttgtggctctgaagctcctaCCTCGGGACTCGGTCCTGAGAACCACCTTCCTGAGAGAGTTCTGTGTGGGCCGCTGTGTCTCGTTACATCCAGGCATCATCCAGACCCTGGCAGGACCCCTGGAGACCCCCCGACACTTCGCCTTCGCCCAGGAGTATGCGCCCTGTGGGGATCTCAGCGGGATGCTGGAGGAACAG GGCCTCCCAGAGCTGCAGGTGAAGCGGGTGGTGGCCCAGCTAGCTGGAGCCCTGGACTTCCTCCATGGCCGGGGGCTGGTCCATGCGGACGTCAAGCCAGGAAACGTGCTGGTCTTCGACCCTGTCTGCAGCCGTGTGGCCCTGGGTGACCTGGGTCTGACCCGGCCTGAGGGCAGCCCAACCTCTGCCCCGCCATGGCCACTGCCCTCCGCCCCACCCGAGCTCTGCCTCCTGCTGCCCCCTGAAACCCTGCCCCTGCGACCAGCAGTGGactcctgggggctgggggtgcttCTCTTCTGTGCGGCCATTGCCTGTTTCCCTTGGGACGTGGCGCTAGCCCCTGACCCTGAGTTCGAGGCCTTTGCTGGCTGGATGATCAACAGGCCCCAGCCACTTCAACCACCGCCCCCTTGGGACCAGTTTGCGCCCCCGGCTCTGGCACTGCTCCAGGGGCTTCTGGACCTGGATCACGAGACTAGGAGACCCCCACTGGCTGTCCTGGACTTCCTGGGGGATGATTGGGGGTTAAAGAACAAAGAGAGACCTGGGTGCTTGGGGAGTATGTGCAGTGaagttggggaggaggaggaagaggggggagCAAGCCTGGAAGAGTggtcagaggaggaggagaatgacGACAAAGATGGTGGGAGGACGGGGACAGATGGCGGAGAGCCCTGA
- the SBK3 gene encoding uncharacterized serine/threonine-protein kinase SBK3 isoform X4 has protein sequence MERRDPENQEDGDPEEDTATALQRLVELTATRVTPVRKLRVQYHLIRKLGSGSYGHVLLARPRQGAGPVVALKLLPRDSVLRTTFLREFCVGRCVSLHPGIIQTLAGPLETPRHFAFAQEYAPCGDLSGMLEEQGLPELQVKRVVAQLAGALDFLHGRGLVHADVKPGNVLVFDPVCSRVALGDLGLTRPEGSPTSAPPWPLPSAPPELCLLLPPETLPLRPAVDSWGLGVLLFCAAIACFPWDVALAPDPEFEAFAGWMINRPQPLQPPPPWDQFAPPALALLQGLLDLDHETRRPPLAVLDFLGDDWGLKNKERPGCLGSMCSEVGEEEEEGGASLEEWSEEEENDDKDGGRTGTDGGEP, from the exons ATGGAGCGCAGGGACCCCGAGAACCAGGAGGATGGGGACCCGGAG GAGGACACAGCCACGGCCCTCCAGAGGCTCGTGGAGCTGACGGCCACCAGGGTGACCCCAGTGAGGAAACTGCGTGTCCAGTATCACCTCATCCGAAAGCTTGGCTCTGGCTCCTACGGCCACGTGCTCCTTGCCCGGCCTCGCCAAGGGG caggTCCGgttgtggctctgaagctcctaCCTCGGGACTCGGTCCTGAGAACCACCTTCCTGAGAGAGTTCTGTGTGGGCCGCTGTGTCTCGTTACATCCAGGCATCATCCAGACCCTGGCAGGACCCCTGGAGACCCCCCGACACTTCGCCTTCGCCCAGGAGTATGCGCCCTGTGGGGATCTCAGCGGGATGCTGGAGGAACAG GGCCTCCCAGAGCTGCAGGTGAAGCGGGTGGTGGCCCAGCTAGCTGGAGCCCTGGACTTCCTCCATGGCCGGGGGCTGGTCCATGCGGACGTCAAGCCAGGAAACGTGCTGGTCTTCGACCCTGTCTGCAGCCGTGTGGCCCTGGGTGACCTGGGTCTGACCCGGCCTGAGGGCAGCCCAACCTCTGCCCCGCCATGGCCACTGCCCTCCGCCCCACCCGAGCTCTGCCTCCTGCTGCCCCCTGAAACCCTGCCCCTGCGACCAGCAGTGGactcctgggggctgggggtgcttCTCTTCTGTGCGGCCATTGCCTGTTTCCCTTGGGACGTGGCGCTAGCCCCTGACCCTGAGTTCGAGGCCTTTGCTGGCTGGATGATCAACAGGCCCCAGCCACTTCAACCACCGCCCCCTTGGGACCAGTTTGCGCCCCCGGCTCTGGCACTGCTCCAGGGGCTTCTGGACCTGGATCACGAGACTAGGAGACCCCCACTGGCTGTCCTGGACTTCCTGGGGGATGATTGGGGGTTAAAGAACAAAGAGAGACCTGGGTGCTTGGGGAGTATGTGCAGTGaagttggggaggaggaggaagaggggggagCAAGCCTGGAAGAGTggtcagaggaggaggagaatgacGACAAAGATGGTGGGAGGACGGGGACAGATGGCGGAGAGCCCTGA
- the SBK3 gene encoding uncharacterized serine/threonine-protein kinase SBK3 isoform X2, translating to MERRDPENQEDGDPEVRDRRQGRERQRQREMQEMERARGQTQRDTHRENQKRQGNRETSKTQKNTNPRTHSEAKTPGGNEDTATALQRLVELTATRVTPVRKLRVQYHLIRKLGSGSYGHVLLARPRQGGPVVALKLLPRDSVLRTTFLREFCVGRCVSLHPGIIQTLAGPLETPRHFAFAQEYAPCGDLSGMLEEQGLPELQVKRVVAQLAGALDFLHGRGLVHADVKPGNVLVFDPVCSRVALGDLGLTRPEGSPTSAPPWPLPSAPPELCLLLPPETLPLRPAVDSWGLGVLLFCAAIACFPWDVALAPDPEFEAFAGWMINRPQPLQPPPPWDQFAPPALALLQGLLDLDHETRRPPLAVLDFLGDDWGLKNKERPGCLGSMCSEVGEEEEEGGASLEEWSEEEENDDKDGGRTGTDGGEP from the exons ATGGAGCGCAGGGACCCCGAGAACCAGGAGGATGGGGACCCGGAGGTGAGAGACAGGAGacaagggagggagagacagagacagagagagatgcagGAGATGGAGAGGGCCAGGGggcagacacagagagacacacacagagagaaccagaagagacagggaaacagagaaacatcaaagacccagaagaacacAAACCCGAGGACACACAGCGAGGCCAAGACCCCAGGGGGAAAT GAGGACACAGCCACGGCCCTCCAGAGGCTCGTGGAGCTGACGGCCACCAGGGTGACCCCAGTGAGGAAACTGCGTGTCCAGTATCACCTCATCCGAAAGCTTGGCTCTGGCTCCTACGGCCACGTGCTCCTTGCCCGGCCTCGCCAAGGGG gTCCGgttgtggctctgaagctcctaCCTCGGGACTCGGTCCTGAGAACCACCTTCCTGAGAGAGTTCTGTGTGGGCCGCTGTGTCTCGTTACATCCAGGCATCATCCAGACCCTGGCAGGACCCCTGGAGACCCCCCGACACTTCGCCTTCGCCCAGGAGTATGCGCCCTGTGGGGATCTCAGCGGGATGCTGGAGGAACAG GGCCTCCCAGAGCTGCAGGTGAAGCGGGTGGTGGCCCAGCTAGCTGGAGCCCTGGACTTCCTCCATGGCCGGGGGCTGGTCCATGCGGACGTCAAGCCAGGAAACGTGCTGGTCTTCGACCCTGTCTGCAGCCGTGTGGCCCTGGGTGACCTGGGTCTGACCCGGCCTGAGGGCAGCCCAACCTCTGCCCCGCCATGGCCACTGCCCTCCGCCCCACCCGAGCTCTGCCTCCTGCTGCCCCCTGAAACCCTGCCCCTGCGACCAGCAGTGGactcctgggggctgggggtgcttCTCTTCTGTGCGGCCATTGCCTGTTTCCCTTGGGACGTGGCGCTAGCCCCTGACCCTGAGTTCGAGGCCTTTGCTGGCTGGATGATCAACAGGCCCCAGCCACTTCAACCACCGCCCCCTTGGGACCAGTTTGCGCCCCCGGCTCTGGCACTGCTCCAGGGGCTTCTGGACCTGGATCACGAGACTAGGAGACCCCCACTGGCTGTCCTGGACTTCCTGGGGGATGATTGGGGGTTAAAGAACAAAGAGAGACCTGGGTGCTTGGGGAGTATGTGCAGTGaagttggggaggaggaggaagaggggggagCAAGCCTGGAAGAGTggtcagaggaggaggagaatgacGACAAAGATGGTGGGAGGACGGGGACAGATGGCGGAGAGCCCTGA
- the SBK3 gene encoding uncharacterized serine/threonine-protein kinase SBK3 isoform X3: MERRDPENQEDGDPEVRDRRQGRERQRQREMQEMERARGQTQRDTHRENQKRQGNRETSKTQKNTNPRTHSEAKTPGGNEDTATALQRLVELTATRVTPVRKLRVQYHLIRKLGSGSYGHVLLARPRQGGIIQTLAGPLETPRHFAFAQEYAPCGDLSGMLEEQGLPELQVKRVVAQLAGALDFLHGRGLVHADVKPGNVLVFDPVCSRVALGDLGLTRPEGSPTSAPPWPLPSAPPELCLLLPPETLPLRPAVDSWGLGVLLFCAAIACFPWDVALAPDPEFEAFAGWMINRPQPLQPPPPWDQFAPPALALLQGLLDLDHETRRPPLAVLDFLGDDWGLKNKERPGCLGSMCSEVGEEEEEGGASLEEWSEEEENDDKDGGRTGTDGGEP, from the exons ATGGAGCGCAGGGACCCCGAGAACCAGGAGGATGGGGACCCGGAGGTGAGAGACAGGAGacaagggagggagagacagagacagagagagatgcagGAGATGGAGAGGGCCAGGGggcagacacagagagacacacacagagagaaccagaagagacagggaaacagagaaacatcaaagacccagaagaacacAAACCCGAGGACACACAGCGAGGCCAAGACCCCAGGGGGAAAT GAGGACACAGCCACGGCCCTCCAGAGGCTCGTGGAGCTGACGGCCACCAGGGTGACCCCAGTGAGGAAACTGCGTGTCCAGTATCACCTCATCCGAAAGCTTGGCTCTGGCTCCTACGGCCACGTGCTCCTTGCCCGGCCTCGCCAAGGGG GCATCATCCAGACCCTGGCAGGACCCCTGGAGACCCCCCGACACTTCGCCTTCGCCCAGGAGTATGCGCCCTGTGGGGATCTCAGCGGGATGCTGGAGGAACAG GGCCTCCCAGAGCTGCAGGTGAAGCGGGTGGTGGCCCAGCTAGCTGGAGCCCTGGACTTCCTCCATGGCCGGGGGCTGGTCCATGCGGACGTCAAGCCAGGAAACGTGCTGGTCTTCGACCCTGTCTGCAGCCGTGTGGCCCTGGGTGACCTGGGTCTGACCCGGCCTGAGGGCAGCCCAACCTCTGCCCCGCCATGGCCACTGCCCTCCGCCCCACCCGAGCTCTGCCTCCTGCTGCCCCCTGAAACCCTGCCCCTGCGACCAGCAGTGGactcctgggggctgggggtgcttCTCTTCTGTGCGGCCATTGCCTGTTTCCCTTGGGACGTGGCGCTAGCCCCTGACCCTGAGTTCGAGGCCTTTGCTGGCTGGATGATCAACAGGCCCCAGCCACTTCAACCACCGCCCCCTTGGGACCAGTTTGCGCCCCCGGCTCTGGCACTGCTCCAGGGGCTTCTGGACCTGGATCACGAGACTAGGAGACCCCCACTGGCTGTCCTGGACTTCCTGGGGGATGATTGGGGGTTAAAGAACAAAGAGAGACCTGGGTGCTTGGGGAGTATGTGCAGTGaagttggggaggaggaggaagaggggggagCAAGCCTGGAAGAGTggtcagaggaggaggagaatgacGACAAAGATGGTGGGAGGACGGGGACAGATGGCGGAGAGCCCTGA
- the SBK3 gene encoding uncharacterized serine/threonine-protein kinase SBK3 isoform X5: protein MERRDPENQEDGDPEEDTATALQRLVELTATRVTPVRKLRVQYHLIRKLGSGSYGHVLLARPRQGGPVVALKLLPRDSVLRTTFLREFCVGRCVSLHPGIIQTLAGPLETPRHFAFAQEYAPCGDLSGMLEEQGLPELQVKRVVAQLAGALDFLHGRGLVHADVKPGNVLVFDPVCSRVALGDLGLTRPEGSPTSAPPWPLPSAPPELCLLLPPETLPLRPAVDSWGLGVLLFCAAIACFPWDVALAPDPEFEAFAGWMINRPQPLQPPPPWDQFAPPALALLQGLLDLDHETRRPPLAVLDFLGDDWGLKNKERPGCLGSMCSEVGEEEEEGGASLEEWSEEEENDDKDGGRTGTDGGEP from the exons ATGGAGCGCAGGGACCCCGAGAACCAGGAGGATGGGGACCCGGAG GAGGACACAGCCACGGCCCTCCAGAGGCTCGTGGAGCTGACGGCCACCAGGGTGACCCCAGTGAGGAAACTGCGTGTCCAGTATCACCTCATCCGAAAGCTTGGCTCTGGCTCCTACGGCCACGTGCTCCTTGCCCGGCCTCGCCAAGGGG gTCCGgttgtggctctgaagctcctaCCTCGGGACTCGGTCCTGAGAACCACCTTCCTGAGAGAGTTCTGTGTGGGCCGCTGTGTCTCGTTACATCCAGGCATCATCCAGACCCTGGCAGGACCCCTGGAGACCCCCCGACACTTCGCCTTCGCCCAGGAGTATGCGCCCTGTGGGGATCTCAGCGGGATGCTGGAGGAACAG GGCCTCCCAGAGCTGCAGGTGAAGCGGGTGGTGGCCCAGCTAGCTGGAGCCCTGGACTTCCTCCATGGCCGGGGGCTGGTCCATGCGGACGTCAAGCCAGGAAACGTGCTGGTCTTCGACCCTGTCTGCAGCCGTGTGGCCCTGGGTGACCTGGGTCTGACCCGGCCTGAGGGCAGCCCAACCTCTGCCCCGCCATGGCCACTGCCCTCCGCCCCACCCGAGCTCTGCCTCCTGCTGCCCCCTGAAACCCTGCCCCTGCGACCAGCAGTGGactcctgggggctgggggtgcttCTCTTCTGTGCGGCCATTGCCTGTTTCCCTTGGGACGTGGCGCTAGCCCCTGACCCTGAGTTCGAGGCCTTTGCTGGCTGGATGATCAACAGGCCCCAGCCACTTCAACCACCGCCCCCTTGGGACCAGTTTGCGCCCCCGGCTCTGGCACTGCTCCAGGGGCTTCTGGACCTGGATCACGAGACTAGGAGACCCCCACTGGCTGTCCTGGACTTCCTGGGGGATGATTGGGGGTTAAAGAACAAAGAGAGACCTGGGTGCTTGGGGAGTATGTGCAGTGaagttggggaggaggaggaagaggggggagCAAGCCTGGAAGAGTggtcagaggaggaggagaatgacGACAAAGATGGTGGGAGGACGGGGACAGATGGCGGAGAGCCCTGA
- the SBK3 gene encoding uncharacterized serine/threonine-protein kinase SBK3 isoform X7 yields the protein MEKLEAQRAGPVVALKLLPRDSVLRTTFLREFCVGRCVSLHPGIIQTLAGPLETPRHFAFAQEYAPCGDLSGMLEEQGLPELQVKRVVAQLAGALDFLHGRGLVHADVKPGNVLVFDPVCSRVALGDLGLTRPEGSPTSAPPWPLPSAPPELCLLLPPETLPLRPAVDSWGLGVLLFCAAIACFPWDVALAPDPEFEAFAGWMINRPQPLQPPPPWDQFAPPALALLQGLLDLDHETRRPPLAVLDFLGDDWGLKNKERPGCLGSMCSEVGEEEEEGGASLEEWSEEEENDDKDGGRTGTDGGEP from the exons atggagaaactcgaggcacagagag caggTCCGgttgtggctctgaagctcctaCCTCGGGACTCGGTCCTGAGAACCACCTTCCTGAGAGAGTTCTGTGTGGGCCGCTGTGTCTCGTTACATCCAGGCATCATCCAGACCCTGGCAGGACCCCTGGAGACCCCCCGACACTTCGCCTTCGCCCAGGAGTATGCGCCCTGTGGGGATCTCAGCGGGATGCTGGAGGAACAG GGCCTCCCAGAGCTGCAGGTGAAGCGGGTGGTGGCCCAGCTAGCTGGAGCCCTGGACTTCCTCCATGGCCGGGGGCTGGTCCATGCGGACGTCAAGCCAGGAAACGTGCTGGTCTTCGACCCTGTCTGCAGCCGTGTGGCCCTGGGTGACCTGGGTCTGACCCGGCCTGAGGGCAGCCCAACCTCTGCCCCGCCATGGCCACTGCCCTCCGCCCCACCCGAGCTCTGCCTCCTGCTGCCCCCTGAAACCCTGCCCCTGCGACCAGCAGTGGactcctgggggctgggggtgcttCTCTTCTGTGCGGCCATTGCCTGTTTCCCTTGGGACGTGGCGCTAGCCCCTGACCCTGAGTTCGAGGCCTTTGCTGGCTGGATGATCAACAGGCCCCAGCCACTTCAACCACCGCCCCCTTGGGACCAGTTTGCGCCCCCGGCTCTGGCACTGCTCCAGGGGCTTCTGGACCTGGATCACGAGACTAGGAGACCCCCACTGGCTGTCCTGGACTTCCTGGGGGATGATTGGGGGTTAAAGAACAAAGAGAGACCTGGGTGCTTGGGGAGTATGTGCAGTGaagttggggaggaggaggaagaggggggagCAAGCCTGGAAGAGTggtcagaggaggaggagaatgacGACAAAGATGGTGGGAGGACGGGGACAGATGGCGGAGAGCCCTGA
- the SBK3 gene encoding uncharacterized serine/threonine-protein kinase SBK3 isoform X8, protein MEKLEAQRGPVVALKLLPRDSVLRTTFLREFCVGRCVSLHPGIIQTLAGPLETPRHFAFAQEYAPCGDLSGMLEEQGLPELQVKRVVAQLAGALDFLHGRGLVHADVKPGNVLVFDPVCSRVALGDLGLTRPEGSPTSAPPWPLPSAPPELCLLLPPETLPLRPAVDSWGLGVLLFCAAIACFPWDVALAPDPEFEAFAGWMINRPQPLQPPPPWDQFAPPALALLQGLLDLDHETRRPPLAVLDFLGDDWGLKNKERPGCLGSMCSEVGEEEEEGGASLEEWSEEEENDDKDGGRTGTDGGEP, encoded by the exons atggagaaactcgaggcacagagag gTCCGgttgtggctctgaagctcctaCCTCGGGACTCGGTCCTGAGAACCACCTTCCTGAGAGAGTTCTGTGTGGGCCGCTGTGTCTCGTTACATCCAGGCATCATCCAGACCCTGGCAGGACCCCTGGAGACCCCCCGACACTTCGCCTTCGCCCAGGAGTATGCGCCCTGTGGGGATCTCAGCGGGATGCTGGAGGAACAG GGCCTCCCAGAGCTGCAGGTGAAGCGGGTGGTGGCCCAGCTAGCTGGAGCCCTGGACTTCCTCCATGGCCGGGGGCTGGTCCATGCGGACGTCAAGCCAGGAAACGTGCTGGTCTTCGACCCTGTCTGCAGCCGTGTGGCCCTGGGTGACCTGGGTCTGACCCGGCCTGAGGGCAGCCCAACCTCTGCCCCGCCATGGCCACTGCCCTCCGCCCCACCCGAGCTCTGCCTCCTGCTGCCCCCTGAAACCCTGCCCCTGCGACCAGCAGTGGactcctgggggctgggggtgcttCTCTTCTGTGCGGCCATTGCCTGTTTCCCTTGGGACGTGGCGCTAGCCCCTGACCCTGAGTTCGAGGCCTTTGCTGGCTGGATGATCAACAGGCCCCAGCCACTTCAACCACCGCCCCCTTGGGACCAGTTTGCGCCCCCGGCTCTGGCACTGCTCCAGGGGCTTCTGGACCTGGATCACGAGACTAGGAGACCCCCACTGGCTGTCCTGGACTTCCTGGGGGATGATTGGGGGTTAAAGAACAAAGAGAGACCTGGGTGCTTGGGGAGTATGTGCAGTGaagttggggaggaggaggaagaggggggagCAAGCCTGGAAGAGTggtcagaggaggaggagaatgacGACAAAGATGGTGGGAGGACGGGGACAGATGGCGGAGAGCCCTGA
- the SBK3 gene encoding uncharacterized serine/threonine-protein kinase SBK3 isoform X6, translating to MTHGLHSAIRQPPHLMHISRGEGERIQGVSRNRPVVALKLLPRDSVLRTTFLREFCVGRCVSLHPGIIQTLAGPLETPRHFAFAQEYAPCGDLSGMLEEQGLPELQVKRVVAQLAGALDFLHGRGLVHADVKPGNVLVFDPVCSRVALGDLGLTRPEGSPTSAPPWPLPSAPPELCLLLPPETLPLRPAVDSWGLGVLLFCAAIACFPWDVALAPDPEFEAFAGWMINRPQPLQPPPPWDQFAPPALALLQGLLDLDHETRRPPLAVLDFLGDDWGLKNKERPGCLGSMCSEVGEEEEEGGASLEEWSEEEENDDKDGGRTGTDGGEP from the exons gTCCGgttgtggctctgaagctcctaCCTCGGGACTCGGTCCTGAGAACCACCTTCCTGAGAGAGTTCTGTGTGGGCCGCTGTGTCTCGTTACATCCAGGCATCATCCAGACCCTGGCAGGACCCCTGGAGACCCCCCGACACTTCGCCTTCGCCCAGGAGTATGCGCCCTGTGGGGATCTCAGCGGGATGCTGGAGGAACAG GGCCTCCCAGAGCTGCAGGTGAAGCGGGTGGTGGCCCAGCTAGCTGGAGCCCTGGACTTCCTCCATGGCCGGGGGCTGGTCCATGCGGACGTCAAGCCAGGAAACGTGCTGGTCTTCGACCCTGTCTGCAGCCGTGTGGCCCTGGGTGACCTGGGTCTGACCCGGCCTGAGGGCAGCCCAACCTCTGCCCCGCCATGGCCACTGCCCTCCGCCCCACCCGAGCTCTGCCTCCTGCTGCCCCCTGAAACCCTGCCCCTGCGACCAGCAGTGGactcctgggggctgggggtgcttCTCTTCTGTGCGGCCATTGCCTGTTTCCCTTGGGACGTGGCGCTAGCCCCTGACCCTGAGTTCGAGGCCTTTGCTGGCTGGATGATCAACAGGCCCCAGCCACTTCAACCACCGCCCCCTTGGGACCAGTTTGCGCCCCCGGCTCTGGCACTGCTCCAGGGGCTTCTGGACCTGGATCACGAGACTAGGAGACCCCCACTGGCTGTCCTGGACTTCCTGGGGGATGATTGGGGGTTAAAGAACAAAGAGAGACCTGGGTGCTTGGGGAGTATGTGCAGTGaagttggggaggaggaggaagaggggggagCAAGCCTGGAAGAGTggtcagaggaggaggagaatgacGACAAAGATGGTGGGAGGACGGGGACAGATGGCGGAGAGCCCTGA